The sequence below is a genomic window from Nostoc flagelliforme CCNUN1.
ACAACAGCCGAGTCAAAAACTGAAAAAGCTGATGCCGAAACTGAATTTTTGATGATTTGTTCTGGTCAAGAACATGATTTATGGTGTGTCTGCGCGTAAATTGTAAATTTTTTGAGGCGCTCGCCTACCGTGCAGCAAAATTTCTACCAGAGTTGCGATCGCTCGATTATCAAGAAAGGCAGGAGTTAGGGGGCAGGAGGCAGGAGGAAAACTGACCCCTAACTCCTGCTCCTACCGTCAGAACAAGGTGAAACACCTCACCAAATTAAAAATTTGGGGCTGCTTGTTCAGGAGGGGTCTGAATCCCCTTCGCAAACATTACCTTCTGCCTCCTGCCTTCTGCCTCCTTCAACCATCATTCTGTGCCATAAGTGCAATCTATCTACCTAACCAGAAATGAAGCCTAGCTTTACTTGGTGCATCCGTAGAGCGTAAACAAACTTTATCAAAAAGTAGAACACAAAGATGCGAATATCTGGGTAGACTGCACAGATAATTACTAGACTTGCCTGAGTTCGCAGTTACTGAAAATCACCTAAAAATGTTATGGCTCAGGGTATTTACTGTATTTATGCTGAGTCAAGCACTATTAGATACTTACGCAAGTTTTATAGATATAACTTATTTCGGAGCAACCAGAAATGCTTTCCTTCCCCACGACTCTTACTCCTTTGCCCGAAACCATTGATGGCTTGCCGAATATTTCTGGTTGGGAAACAGAGGTTCTCTCTGTAGTTAACCATAATCAGCCAGTATTTTTACCAACAACAAATATCCGCTTAGAAGATGTAAATGCTGTGTTTGCGATCGCCTTACACATGCACCAGCCAACTATACCTGCTGGAAATGGTGGTACACTCATCAGCAATCTGCAATATATGTTTGAACATCCTCATGAAGGGGATAACCACAATGCAGATCCTTTTGCCCATTGTTACAGCCGCATGGGAGACTTGATCCCCGAACTTGTCAGTCAAGGTTGCAATCCGCGTGTGATGTTGGATTACTCAGGTAATCTTCTCTGGGGACTGCGGCAAATGGGACGCGGTGATGTTCTCGATAATCTTAAACGCATCACTTGCGATCGCACCTACCAACCTTATGTAGAATGGCTCGGTACAATGTGGGGCCATGCAGTTATTCCTTCCACACCCATAGCAGATATCAAATTGCATATCATTGCATGGCAACATCACTTTGCGGCAATTTTTGGCTGGGAAGCATTAGCGCGAGTTAAAGGATTTTCGCCTCCAGAAATGCACCTACCAAATCATCCTGATGCTCTCTTTGAATTTGTGAAAGCGCTGAAAGAATGTGGATATCGCTGGTTACTCGTTCAAGAACATTCTGTAGAAACAATTAGCGGTCAATCTCTTAACCACAAACATTTACCACATCGTTTGGTTGCCCGCAATTCTCAAGGCGAGACAATTAGCATTACAGCCTTAATTAAAACTCAAGGTTCGGATACTAAATTAGTTGCACAAATGCAACCTTATTATGAAGCAAAAACATTATCCAAACAACAGATTGGGAGTGTGTTTGTGCCACCAATAGTTAGCCAAATTGGAGATGGTGAAAATGGTGGCGTGATGATGAATGAATTTCCTAGCGCCTTTAAACAAGCTTGGTGGGATATGGTCAATAACGGCGGAGGTAAATCAAGCGTAGTCGGGCTGTGCGGTACAGAATATTTAGAATTAATCGAAGCTGCTGGATGCAAACCTGAAGACTATCCAACTTGTCAACCAGTGGGACAACATCAGATTTGGGAGCGAGTTTCATCAGACAATTGTCAACCGGAAGCTGTAGAGAATGCTATTCAAGAATTAAAGCAAATAAACTCTAATTTTCATTTGGATGGAGCATCGTGGACAAATCATATCAGTTGGGTGAAAGGATATGAAAATGTGTTGTCTCCGATGTATCAACTAAGCAGTTTATTCCATCGAAAATTTGATCCATTACAGCAAGTTGACTCAGCAGAACCTGTTACCAGAGAATCTCATTACCGTAATGTTCTTTTACATAACCTTTTGCTGCAAACCAGTTGTTTTCGTTATTGGGGACAAGGTGCTTGGACTGACTATGCACGAGAAATTTACCAACGTGGCGAAAATTTATTGCACATAAATTGAACTGGTAACTGAAATGAGTACCTGTGGGGATTCAAACTCCAGAAATACGCTTGCTTGGATTAAGGCTTGATCCTCCCTAATATCGTGTCCGCTTGATTACTTATTAAACCCGAAGAACCCCACCCCGCCAAAGCTACGCTTTGTCTCCCCTCCCGAAGAGCGGGGAGGGGTTGGGGGTGGGGTGCAATGGCTGTAGGTAATCGTAACTAATTATGTGGACATGATATGATACCAATTCGCAATTCGCAATTAAAAAACTTAGAGATACTTGCCTTTCAGGGTTTACATCTGTTTCATAATTTTAGTGAATTGGTATGACTGTGGGAATCATAACTAATTTATGCGATGATATAATCCTCCTTTTTAAGGAGGAAGCTAGAGCAAATCTTTTTTACAATAATTTTTCAGGTAATTAAACCTTTACCCAATGGTTGGTAAGACTCATATTTGATTTTTGAAAAAATTCCATAAAACTCGAAAAGGCTGATTCCCTACTCCCCACTCCCTACCTACACAAATAATCTCATAAATAAAAGCGGATTCCTATAATTAAACTAAAGGCAATAAAATTTCAAATTTTGTACCTATACCAATCTGTGAATGGAAACTTAATTTCCCACCATGTCTAACGGTTATAATTCGATAACTTACTGCTAAACTAGTATTTTTACTATTTTTTGTTTCAAGAGAAAACGACTCCATAATTTGCTGTTGCAATTCTTGAGACATTCCAGGCCCATTGTCGGCAATCCGAATTAATATCCAGCGAGAATCTGGTGCATTTGGGTTGCTTGCTTCTTGGGAAATTACTTCTGTAGTAATCTCGATTCGGGGTTTTTGAACAGTCTTTGTATCTTCTCGATGCAACTGCTGTCGCACTGCTTCATTGAGTAAAGTATCCACAACTTCGCTGAAAATATTCATCAAAACCTGGTTTATTTGCCCCATAAAGCAATACACTGGGGGTAATTGACCGTAGTATTTGACGATTTCAATTTCTCCTTGAAGACGGCTATTAATTAATAATATAATACTATCTATACAAGCGTGTAAATCTACTGGCTTGGGATAAAGTTCATCGATATAGCAGAAGTTTTGTAAACTAGTGACAAGTTTTTTTAATCTTTCTGCTCCAGTGCGGATACTAGCAAGCGATCGCGACAAATCTTGTTCTAAAAAATCAA
It includes:
- a CDS encoding glycosyl hydrolase family 57: MLSFPTTLTPLPETIDGLPNISGWETEVLSVVNHNQPVFLPTTNIRLEDVNAVFAIALHMHQPTIPAGNGGTLISNLQYMFEHPHEGDNHNADPFAHCYSRMGDLIPELVSQGCNPRVMLDYSGNLLWGLRQMGRGDVLDNLKRITCDRTYQPYVEWLGTMWGHAVIPSTPIADIKLHIIAWQHHFAAIFGWEALARVKGFSPPEMHLPNHPDALFEFVKALKECGYRWLLVQEHSVETISGQSLNHKHLPHRLVARNSQGETISITALIKTQGSDTKLVAQMQPYYEAKTLSKQQIGSVFVPPIVSQIGDGENGGVMMNEFPSAFKQAWWDMVNNGGGKSSVVGLCGTEYLELIEAAGCKPEDYPTCQPVGQHQIWERVSSDNCQPEAVENAIQELKQINSNFHLDGASWTNHISWVKGYENVLSPMYQLSSLFHRKFDPLQQVDSAEPVTRESHYRNVLLHNLLLQTSCFRYWGQGAWTDYAREIYQRGENLLHIN